The genomic window ACTAGTGAAGAAGCAGTGTGGTTTAGCGGAACACTGAAAAGGTTCAACCATTTGCTggttgagtaagtcacttaacctccatttatcatctgtaaaatgaggatcctATGACTacctcacagaactgttgtgagaaAAACACTTTACAAAGGGAGATAGATATATACGATCCTTTTGTTATTTATGCatgtgcatttatatgtatatattctaagCTACAATTATCACATTGGAATGTGAACAAAATAGGAAATTGGTCTCGCACCACTAGGTTATAGTCATGGAGAAAGGCTGACCAAGTAAACAACAAAGTAGGCAGTTAATGAACAAacatgaagtgcttactatgtgccaggaactgggaGCTGGAATACAAGTAAAAAGTTAGTAGTGCTCCTTACATTGTAATgaaagaagacaacacataaaagggaaatgaaagatgaggaaggggaaagaaaagaaggtgggGGGCAACAGTAGAGAAAGGCAAGAGTCAAGAGTACAGGCTGAAGATGAATGAATGTTTCCAGGAAGAACCAAACAactagatacaaaaaaaaaaaaaaaaaggcaaaaaaatgtcccttccctcaaaaagcttattctaataggggaagacatgTACAAAACAAGGCACacaaaagatatatacagagtggATAGAAGGAAATCTCAGAGCGGAAGACACTAGCAGCTTGGGGTACCAGGAAAGATCAATTGCTGGACATGGGATTTGAGTCAAGtattgaaggaaatcagggaaacaAAGAGACTAAAATGAAGAGGCagaacattccaggcctgggagacAGACTGCAAAGGCATAAAGATGAGCAATAGAGGGTGATGTCTAAGGCCAGAGCAACTACACTGTGGactttggggggaaggggggggtaTAAAATCTAAGTCTGGGACTGAgttatgaagggatttaaatgctaaacagaagacTGTATGTTTGATCCTTGGAGCTCAATGAGAAGTGAAGTGACAAGGTCAGACTCACAATTCAGAAAAAACATCACTTTGACAATTGAGTAGAAGATGGATTGCTGTGGTTGtggaaacttgaggcagggagaacagtTAAAAAGCTATTgcaaatagtccaggtgagaagacAGCCTGAACTAGAGTTCACACAAGATTCAAAAAGGGTTTTGATCAATGATTGGATGCATAAGCTAAGGAAACCTAGAATGTTTGAGGTTGTAACCCTAATTTTTTAAGGTCAGAAAAGATAGTACTCTGTAGAGCCCCTCTCAAGGACAGCACCAGGCAGCTCAGACTAGGTTTGACTTCCAAAGGGCATTTATGTCCTTAAcaagaactgaacaacaagaagtcTTCACATTACTTATCAATAAGTCAAACAGAGTTGACCTTTCATCAACCATATTTTTTAATGAGTAGCTGGTTTGTTTCAGTCCCACTCCTTCAAATGGAGGTATAGTTTAAATAACCAAAGACTGTCTTCTTAATATGGCCAAGCTCTACATACTAAGAGGATAGGATAACTCTGGCTTACAGGTCTCTATGTAAGCGCTAAAAGCGAACCTTTATAATATACTCTTGGTTAACTAATTATAAATTCTATTTCTACTTAAAATCATATGCAATAGTCCTATTTGTTCAACAATACTGGGAAGGTAGTACATgtatgaaattcatttttaaaatgagaaaaaaggctTCCAGGATAAGGGAACTCAAGGGTAAATAACGTTAGAACACAGATCACTTTAGAATTCAACATTGCCTTCAAGTTTTATTGGTGAAAAAACAAGGTGGTCAATGGTAAAGggttaagttttatttttgtgcTTCAAGAGCAATATCAGGATAGGCACTAGATCTTGAGCAGgggctttgtaaatattaatgtttcaatttttaaataacatcagagaaaaaaataaacctcaAAGGAATCACAAATACATCCATTAGATTCACAGATGATTTTGCAAATGTCTGTATTTTAACTGTAGAACTTTGACCCtaggatatttttcttttaactacTGTCAAAATAtatccctttcctcttttaaggGTGCAACTGAAATATCAACATTTAGCTaggtatctttcttttttttttatttaacttttaatatttattttcacacaattttgggttacaaattttctccccttttatcccctcccccccccaaacccgacctttctaattgcccctgtgacctatctgctctctcctctatcctccctccctgtccttgtctccgtcttctcttttgtcctgtagggccagatagctttcttgaccccttaggTATCTTTCTTAACAAAAAACTTCTACATGCAAAAGGCATTTTCATTTGGAGCCAGCTGCATACACCCTTTATTAATCACTGacatttcaaaaagagaaacctCTCAAGAAAAGAGGGCCCAAACAAACACCTTAGAAACTTCTTGAATAAGACCtaccccatttacctttttattctgaacttaaatatcATAAAAGAAGTATTTCTATGTAGAAAGGACACAAAAAGAGAATTGCATGAAAATGTAAACCTACATTTCCGAGcacttgcttaaaaaaaaaaaagtatataattcCACATTTTACCCTCAAAATTCTTCTTGCTgtctgtacttccatctgaactttcttctgttcCCTTTTGTACAAGCCCCACCCAAATTTAACATAGATCAACTGGCaccaaagaaaagggggaaacaCAGTCTCTTTTCACAGGTATATGAAGTACATTAGGGAAGCTCTTCCTTAGTGGCCTGAACTTCATTAGGCTCTTCTGGTGTCACCTTGGGTTGGCAATGGGGGCACCACCAGGTGGGTCTCTGAAAACCATTTGGAGACCCAAAGCTATCCTTCATGACCTGGTGTCCAGCAGGACACTGCTCTTTCTGGTAGATCAGATGGTGTTGTGGTTTCCCCTCCAATTTTTTCTGAAGCCAACCAGCACTGAAACTCACAACATGATCCAGCAAGGACTCAAGGTTCAGAGCACTTAAGCAAGAACCTAAAGAGAGGGGATGGATTTTGGCCAAGTACAAAACTTCATTCTTTATGATGTTTCCTACAAACCaagaagatgaaaggagaaaaaaaaaaaaagacaaacatgaggaaacaggcatataaataaatttacaaaTTATATTAGTAGTAGAAGGGTATTGGACTTGCTAATTTATCTCAATTCCCAAGGAGAAAGGCTTTGAGTGATCAGCTGGAGCAAGTCCCTCTCCTGAGGAAGACTCTTGCCTTAAAACAAGAGCACTGATGCTCTGAActcatggagggaaggagagatcaaAGCTAGTTAGTAGTGAGCTGCCCACATGAGATTATAATACttaacaaagaaagagacagtGTGGCCAAATGGAGAACAACCTCCAATCCACCTGAATCCagttcctgcctctgatacaaTACATTGGACAATAGGTAGGTCTCAACCTCTTGGTGCCCCTAGGAACCTCTCTAAGATTTAAATTGCAGAGTCAGAGGAGATTTCTCTATTCAGAGGTATCATGATAACATAGATACAGCACCCCCAAAAAAGTTAAGGGGAataagaatgaagtaaaaaataacATCAGCCTATGGCTGCAACCAGGCAAGTTTCCTCCCATTAGTAGCATAATGATCAGCTCTCAACACATGCCACCAGAATGTGGCAAATCACATTGTGCTCCCAGAGCATTCTACCTCCCTTCATTTCCATGAGTGCCTTTTCCACTTCTATAATGGTTTATTATACCTTGTTCTAGGGCatatgtttcctttgtaatcctattttaagcatttaaaaatattactcagAGAATGaacccataggcttcaccaaactgccaaaaggGGACATGGTATAAAAAATagttaaacattttaaaacaaagaaatccCCTTCTGGCCCAGCCATACCCAGGCCTGCAAAGAATCTTTGGTCCAGAAGAGTATAACAGACAGGGTTAGCCTGCTTCAAAGCTTCCAAGGCTTGCCTTCGATCAAACTCCTCGGACAGGATATCTGAAGATGGTTTGACCATGGGTCCCAAGCACCAGTATATCCGACAATTATAAAATGCCAGGAAGCCCTTTGCAAAGTGCAGAACCAACCTAGAAGACGACAAGAGAATTTATCAACACAGCAGAAGGCAGACCATCAACAGAGCTGAGCTCAAAACAGAGCAGCATTTGTTGAACACTTACTACATACAAAAGGGTCTGGGAGAGGTATACAAGAATGAAacaagaaaccatgaaaaaataaaatcagtgaaacactaaaaacaaacacacagaataaaacagaaagttcagaagaggacacAAAGAAGGCAATTTTGTTACTTAAAAACCTCATGTCACAAACACAGGATGTTTCatatgcaatttttatttttctttgtatactgAAATGTTCCTGTTTGTTGATGTCTACTAatcaaaataaagattaaaaattaaaacaggcAGAGGAATGCAGTGGCTTTCGTTCGGAGTGCTAAACACAGGAGAGCATTTAGGGCTTCCTCAAAGCTGAAATTCTGCTATTACTTCCTGAGACAATCCCTCTTTATGGTGTCTACCTTGCtaggccagtgctctttccatcataACAGGCATATAAACGCTAGAAAAAACCACTTCAGGATACCTATCTCTTCTCCCACACCTAGAGGCACTGTGAGGATAAAGAATCATAGCACCTCATATTTCAAACTACCCAGAAAAAAGTGCTAATAACAAGAATGGAGGGGATTAGGGGAAGACATCACTAGGTATTCATAAGGACCCTCACATTTTCAACCAATTTATTACTGAGTCATTAccagggaaaaaaacaatttttaattcattttacaaatagggggGAAAAAACCCCACAGCTCTTAAAGAAACAGTGACTTCACCtgtcaaattggctaacatgatagaaaaggaaaatagtaaatATTGGGAGGGATGTGGGAGAATTaatacattaatgcattgttgatgctGGGaaaactaatccaaccattctggagaacaatttgaaactgtgaTCAAAGGGCTATTAAACTCTATATacccttgatccagcaatatcccCCCACAAAGGAGAAAGGACCTATAAGCATAAAAATAtgtacagcagctctttttattgtggcaaagaattggaaattgaggggatacctatcaattggggaatagctgaacaagttgtggtatatgattttaatgaaatattactgtgctataagaaatgatgagcaggctgatttcagaaagacttatgtgaactgatgcaaagggaagtgaacagaaccagaagaacactagtaacagcaatattgtatgattatTAACTGCGAATGACTGCcactctcagcaatgcaatgatccaatatagttccaaaggactcatgatgaaaaatgcccccagagaaagaactgatggcaaaTGAACACCGacggaagcatactatttttcactttgggTATTGTTTTTTGTGGAGGGTTCCCCTTTGGGTCTatgtcttctttcataacatgactaatatggtaatatattttacatgattgaacatggataacctatatcaaaGTATTCAATTAAGGGAGTAGAGGGCACCATGCatggagaaaattggaactcaaatttttttaaatgaatgtttaaaattgtctttacatgttaattgagggaaagttttatatatacatatacacatatatataaagaatAAAGAGACTTTTCCAAAAACTTTACAACAAATTTAGGTTagcacctggatttgaattcttagTGCACTGATTAGCCTATATAAACATGCTACCTCCTCTgcgaaagaaaataaaatatatacttacAAACAGACAAAAGTCAGACACTCAGACATCTCACCCCCTTCTTCTTAGTTTTCAGAACACCTTGACCAAACTAATACCTGGGTAAGGGGTCCTTCCAGTCTCCCTTCTTGTTGGGTTTTGTGGCTCTGGAGTATTCGCTTGCCCGAACGCTACCAAACATACCAAAATGGAAGCAAAGCCAAGGCCCAGAATTTTGGGAAGTATTTAGCCACCAAGGTTCATTAAGaggctccttttcttcttccccaagcTCAAGGGCTTTAATGGTTGAAGATGAGGCAGGAACTTCTTGTCCATCTAACCCTGAGGTAGATGAGGTAGATTCAAGTTTATGGTTGCTTATCTCTTTCGGGAGTTTCACTTCCTTTTGGAGATGCTTTGGCAATAAGAAACTGTCGGAAAGCCCCAAGTCTTCGTTTAGGCCAAAATTAAGATATAAATTCTTTCCATGGACCTAGGAGGAATAACAGAGTTGAAATTCACTAGCCAAATCTTGCAACACTCTACAGAAGATATGTCTAGGGAATGTATCCCAATGGAAGATTTTTGTTTTCCCACATTTTGTGGCATCCTCTGTCCCACACTCTTACTCTGAATTCCTTAGCAGATACTgccttttcttcttatttgagAGCTAATCAAATACTGCCTTCTGttaatgcaatgaaatattagTTTCTTGCATTGTAAGAACATATGGCTATAGCTATAGCAGGTTCCTAAGCTTAAAATGAGGACCTTCCGCTTCCTCCCAGGATTCTCCATTTGGCCACCCATGTCCTAACTGCTCCTCAGCAGAGAAGTATGATCCAAAGATTATGTGCCCCTTCCTTCACAATTCTATACTGGAATAAAAGAAGTTGTATTGGTAGACACAGGTCCAAATGTAGGCTGCACCACCCAAAATAAAACTGATATACTGTAGTACGTATCCAGGTTTTGTAAAAGCTAGATATAGGGGGAAATGTTATAGTCTGAATTTGCTCCCCTGACTAGGGCCTCTGggaattatcatttctattttttacttCAGATTCTTGTTAAGCAGTTAAATTAAATGAGGATTAAATCTAAGAGAAGGGATGATCTTTCACTCTGCCCAGATCCTTTCTAGTGAAGGTTCAATCAATACTGGTTGAATGCTCAACTGATACAACTCAAACATACTTTTAGCAATACAGAGAGGGTAACACCAGAATGTCTAAACAGAAGTCTAAAAAGTTGATCTGTCTACTTGTACTTGAGATTTGAAGGTCTTTAAGAAATACTGAATAAATAGTATGAAGGTGACGCTGGGTTCCTGAAGGCTGTAGCCTTCACAGTTCTAACAGATGATaaattggaaaggttttgaatacAGGCTTATGTTTTAAAACTTAAGGAGCAGCCCAGCTAGGCTTGAAGAGGTTTAGTTATATAGGATGTCAAATTTTTAGCAAGAGCAGAATTAAGCCTAGGATCtagatgggttgcaatctgcaaAGTTGGAGTGAGTTCAGCACCTACAGAAATGGAATCACAGATTCAttaaaacatgaaagagaaaactgTTTTCAGCTTTGTAACCCCTCTCCTAATTCATCAGACAACTTGTTGAAACTACAGGAGAAAGCAAAAAATGTGGCTAAAATGTGAAAAACAGCATGggtaaaagataaatgaaaagggATAAGCTCATTTAGGGGAAATAACAGCAGGATATTATTACATGGAGAATGGTGAGCTAGCTGCTCTCAGCTTCCACTGatggaagggggaaaataagGAAGCTTAATGTACAACACCAGGATTTTAAGATTTTGTAACTTAAAGAATTGTGGGTCATCCACATATCAGTTAAGTGACCTACATGATTTAAAACATAAATCAGTTTTGCTTACACAGAAGGAGACCAATGAAAAGACATCTGCAGTCTATTTTCAACTGAAATGATCTATGAATTAACATAATGCCACAGTTCATGAATCACCAAAGAAGAGCAAACTTGGCAACACCTTCTCCAAGGTTGGGGTGGGTGGACTAGTTTGAGAAGTATGTAGGACTGAAAAGAGAGTCCCATTTGGAATAAAGGGGTAAAAATGGGTACATGTGGCTAGAAAAACACTTCAGGAAGAATATAAGGAGAAGAGTAAAATGGGGCCACTTAAGAATATGGCACATACTTTAAGTTTTGCTAACagttcccccctctttttttagCTTTGTTACATGAGATGGCACTCACCATGTTCCAGGTCCTGCACTAGAGGAATCTCAATGTTGGAGTGAATTCAATTCGAACTTGAAAAATATCTGAAGTGAAATTTCCTATCATCACCACTGTATATGCCACTTCCTACAGCTCCTCTTTAAGACCTTGTTCACCCCATCAGTAAGACTTCATATTACCTATACAGTCCTTCCCCACCTAATAATAACATTATTCTCATGATGCTCTCATGCATTAATATTAGGCAAATTTTTCTTCAAAAGGATTCTAACAGTTTGGTAGTATATTGTAAGAACTATAGGAAAAAGGTCATTTTGAGCCAAAAATTCTATTATTGGGATGTTATCAAAAGAGAATACAAGAGCTACTTGTTTTCTTTACTGTATCTAGTATTTCAAATGGGTAACTATCTCTTTCATAGGTGCAGAAGGCAAGCCAACCAGATTCCCTTCCTGGGTGCTCTTTCCTGTCTAAATTTTCCATAGAGGATTTAATAATGCAATTAAAGACTAAATTTATGACTGTTTTATGGTTATCCCCATCTGTTATCTAGAGCTGGtagggatcttagaggttatcAAACCTAACAGTGCTGTTTTACAGATATGACCAGCCCAACTCCTTTCTGGTTTATAGAAGTCTAACTATGTCTTTCACATTACTACTTAAATTTTAtgccttggatttttttttaaacaccaggATCATTTCTCCAATAAAATCAGAACTCCAAGACAATTAAGTAAACCAAGTAGTGCAGCAAATGCAACATTCCACACTTAGTTTCCTACCCCTCTACCAACATGAAAAAGCTATGTTTCATCACCTGTACACCAAAATTGATCATAATTAGGTCAGCTGCCCCATGTACATTCAaacagcaatcatttattaagtaatttacCATATGTCAGACTGTCATAGCTGTTGgggatcaaagacaaaaatgaaaagtccctgttctcaaagaactgatgggggggggcggggcaggcACACGCAGGCAAGGTCATCAAGGAGGAAGGGTATTAGAATCAGGACAAGTTTCATGTAAAAGGTGGCACTACAGCTTTGTCCTGAAGGGAAGGATTCTGTTAATTTGGAAGtgaggaaagcattccaggcagagAGGTCACCCAGTGCAGAGGCTCAGAGATTCGAAATGCGGTGCTGTATTTGACTAACAGAAGGAGGACTAGTTTGGCTAGGATACAGAGTATGAGAAGAGAAGTAATAATATAATGTGGATGGAAAGAGGTTTGAGCaaagttataaaggactttaaaagtcaatttatggaagaacaaaaggtccagaatatcaagggaattaaagataagaaatgctagggaaggtggcctagccataccagatctcaaactgtattataaagcagcaatcatcaaaaacacttggtactggctaagaaatagaggggtagatcaggggaataggttaggtacacaagacacagctgtcaatgattatagcagtctactggtttgataaactcaaggaccccagcttctgggatgagaactcactgtctgacaaaaactgctgggaaaactggataatagcatggcagaaactgggcatagaccaatgcctgacaccaaacacaagaataaagtccaaccCCACCTTGAACCACTTCTGTTTCCAGTCCACTGATTCCTGATTCCCACCCTGGACCAAGGGTTAGGCCTGCTTCCTTGGGACTGGAACTCTAATGCCTTAATTCAAATAGAGGACTCTGTGGGGCAAGGCAGAGTACATGATTGCTGGGTTTGTCATCGTCTTGCCCAGCATACTACCTTACTCCCCATAGCTCTCCCCCTATTTCCTGAAGACCCTGAGTGGAATTTTTCTTTGGGCACTCAAAGGATATTGCAGGCAGCTTCTTAGATGTGAGACATCCACTCCAGCCTGATATCTCCCCCTACCTCCTTCTGGGGGGTCatggtttctctcccttctttcccctcattgtgaccccattatTGGTCATTTTACCCGCTCTTATACATAGTTGGTCTGTGCTTGTTTAAACTCCTGGTTTGCTTTGTGTCTTCTCACCCACAGCAACTTATAGGGTACCAACCCCTGCCCTTGATGTCACCAAGTGGCTTGCCTCTCTCCACTGGACTCAGTTAGCACTGCATTCTGCACCGCAAGTTGATCAccacacaccccccccccaacctaTTCTGGTCCCTGAAGTGGACTCTTCACCCCTGTTCAGCAGGAAGCAGCTACAGAAGACATGACCTTCACTCCTTTACCAGAAAGAATTCTCCTACCTAGTggttgagtggggaaatgatgtggatagaaacagtgccctaagagttaaaataatattgactaactttgtgaagcccttggtaCCCTAAaatctccccttaccacaacttccgcttatcctggaccatataaTCCCTTGTCCTCACCCCTCATCCTTCGGGGAACATAAAATTCCCTGGCCCCACCCCTCATcatggggaatgggatttccttatcttgtgtcattcgtagtcctcaccctgtgcctttacCTTGCAAGACTTACCCTGGCCCTCCATCCcccacaaggaaaccctaaaatcatcctatataagtcTGGTCCGTTTCCTATATctttgcctttgtttagctccttgctaaatctcagggcTGCAGCTTTTGCATcgataaagctcccaatggctacagaaaaaaaaaaaaaagaataaagtccaaatgggtacatgatctaggtataaaggttgatactataaacaaattagggaagcaaggaatagatCATTTGTCACATTTATgtagaaatttatgaccaaataagacatagaaaacattatgaaatgcaaaatggataattctgattacattaaattgaaaagtttttgcactaacaaagtcaatgcaaccaagattaggaaagaagcagaaaagtgggaaagaatttttacaactagtgtctgtgataaaggcctcatttctaaattagatagagaactgaatcaaatttacaaggatacaagtcattccccaattgataaatggccaaatgatatgaataggcagttttcagaggaagaaattaaggttatctatagtcatataaaaaaagctctaaattactattaattagagatgcaaatcaaaacaactctgaagtaccaaaacacacctatctgattgcctaatatgacaaaaacaggaagatgataaatataggagaagatatgggagagttggaacactaattcattgttggtggaactgtgagttgatctaaccattctggagagctatttgcaacgatgcccaaagagctataaaaatgtgcatactctttgacctggTGATATCACTTCTAttgctgtatcccaaagagatcataaaaatggaaaaaggtccctatgtacaaaaatgtttatagcagctctttttgtggtggccaagaaatggaaaatgagggaatgcccatcaattggggaatggctgaacaagttgtgatatatatgaatgtaatggaatactattatactataagaaatgacagacagGTGGACTTTGgcaaaacctggagagacttacatgaactgatgctaagtgaattgaacagaaccaggagaacgcaGTATACAGTCACAGCTACAacatgtgaggactgtttctaatagacttagcccttcagagTAATATAagaactcttgatgcaaaatgccatccacatccagagaaagaactacagaattggaaagcagaatgaagcagactgtttacTCTtgtcttatgttatgttttggtttttctcatgatttctctcattcattttaattcttctatgcaatatgactaatgtgaaaatgtgtttaataagaacgtatgtgtagaacccatataagactgcctgccatctcggggaggaaggagggagaaagggggagaaaatttaaaacttatggaagtgattcttgaaaactggaaacaaattaactttaaaaaaaagaaggaagatctgaaa from Notamacropus eugenii isolate mMacEug1 chromosome 1, mMacEug1.pri_v2, whole genome shotgun sequence includes these protein-coding regions:
- the NEIL2 gene encoding endonuclease 8-like 2 translates to MPEGPSLRKFHQLVAPFVGQLVVTVGGNSKKINPNMLEMLRLQDSQVHGKNLYLNFGLNEDLGLSDSFLLPKHLQKEVKLPKEISNHKLESTSSTSGLDGQEVPASSSTIKALELGEEEKEPLNEPWWLNTSQNSGPWLCFHFGMFGSVRASEYSRATKPNKKGDWKDPLPRLVLHFAKGFLAFYNCRIYWCLGPMVKPSSDILSEEFDRRQALEALKQANPVCYTLLDQRFFAGLGNIIKNEVLYLAKIHPLSLGSCLSALNLESLLDHVVSFSAGWLQKKLEGKPQHHLIYQKEQCPAGHQVMKDSFGSPNGFQRPTWWCPHCQPKVTPEEPNEVQATKEELP